The Candidatus Goldiibacteriota bacterium sequence ATTGACTGGATGTTAAACGAAGGCAGAAAGAATTCATTGTGGACTTTAACTTTTGGAATCAAGTGCTGCGCCATGGAAATGATGGCTGCAGGCGCGGCAAAATATGACTGGTCCAGGTTCGGTTTTGAAGTGCCCGCGGCATCGCCAAGAAGGGCGGATGTAATGATAGTGGCCGGCACCGTTGTAAAGAAAATGGCGCCTGTTATCAAAAGGCTTTATGAGCAGATGGCGGAGCCAAAATATGTAATAGCAATGGGCGCCTGCGCGGTATCCGGCGGCCCTTTTGTATATGATTCTTATTCGGTGATACACGGCGTGGATGAAGTGATACCGGTGGATATTTACCTTCCGGGATGCCCCCCGCGTCCGGAAGCGCTTCTTGATGCCCTTATAAAACTGCAGAAAAAAATATCATCACAATCCATAGTGAGGAAATAATATGACCACTCAGGAACTTCTTGAAAAGATAAAAGGCAAAATTCAGATAACGGAAAGCAAAGAAGACCTTGGCGTTTTAAATGTAATAATCGGCAAAGGCGGTTTAAAAAACACAATTGCCTGCCTTAAAAATGATTATGGTTTTGACCACATGAACTTTATGACGGCCATAGACAGGCCGGCGGAATCCTGCATAGAGGTAATTTACAGGCTTTATTCAAATGAAACAAAAGATTCAATTGTAATAAGGGTGAAACTGGACAGGGCAGAGCCAAAAGCGGACTCTGTCGCGGAAATTTTCAGGACTGCCGACTGGCACGAACGCGAAGCCGCGGAGATGTTCGGTATTGAATTTACGGGCCATCCTGATCCAAGGCGTTTTCTGCTGGATGAAGGCATTATAAACCCGTTAAGAAAAGATTTTACCCATCCCGATTTTAAACCAATGCCGAAGGTGTGATAATGGACAACTATTCAAACATTCCGGTGAATCTGGAAAAAACAGGCACAGAAGAATACATACTTAATATGGGGCCGCAGCACCCAAGCACCCACGGTGTTTTAAGGCTGGTCTTAAAACTTGACGGCGAAACAATAAAGGATATAGTGCCCGACCTTGGCTACGTGCACAGGGGGCTTGAAAAATTATTTGAAAACAGGACATACGGGCAGATAATACCGTATCTGGACAGGACAGATTACCTGTCGGCCATGAACAATGAATGGGCTTACGTGATGGCTGTTGAAAAACTGCTGGGAATAGAAGCGCCCGAACGCGCCCAGTACATGCGCGTAATTTTCGCGGAACTTAACAGGATAATGAGCCACCTTCTGTGGTATTCGGCGTATGGAATGGATATCGGCGCTTTAACGCCGCTTCTTTACGCGTTCCGCGAAAGGGAAGAAATTATAGATATGGTGGAAGCCGCCTGCGGCGGAAGGTTAACTCACAATTATTACAGGATAGGCGGTTTTAGGCAGGACCTTCCAAAAGGTTTTTTTGATATGCTGAAAAAATTTATATCGCATTTTAGTGATAAAGTGGATGAATACGAAGCGCTGCTTATTAATAACGTAATTTTTGTGAAAAGGGCGCAGGGTGTGGGTGTGCTTGCAAAAGACACGGCAATAAATTACGGCGTAACCGGCCCTAATTTAAGAGCGTCCGGTGTAAATATAGATATCAGAAAACAGGACGCGTACGGCGTATACGGCAAAATTGATTTTAAGGCGTGCCTGCGCGATAACGGAGATACATGGGACCGCTGCAAAGCAAGAATGGCGGAAATGCGCGAGTGCCTGACAATATTAAAACAGGCAATGGATATGATTCCCGAAGGCGAAGTGATGGCAAAAGTGCCAAAGTTAATAAAGCCGGCTGCAGGGGAAGTATATACAAGGGTGGAAGGCCCCAAAGGTGAAGTGGGTGTTTATCTGGTAAGCGATGGAACGGATAAACCATACAGGATGAAATTAAGGCAGCCGTCGTTCAGCAACTTATCAGTTATCAAAGAAATATCCGTAGGGCACAAGATAGCCGACCTGGTGGCTATAATGGGAAGCCTTGATATTATAATTCCGGAAATTGACAGATAATATAATTTTATAACAATAAAAAAAGAGGTACATAAGTGGACTTCAAAAAACTTTTATGGGATCTGTTTTACGATACAGGCAAACCGCTTTCACAGTTTTACGCGTGGGCGCATAATCTGTGGATGCAGACCGGGCTTCCGGGTTTTATTCTTGATGTATTTTTTCAGCTGGTCATAGCCGCCGTAATTGCGGCCTTTATCGCTTTAAACGCAATCTGGATTATATATTATGAAAGAAAGTTCGCGGCTCTTTTGCAGATAAGAAAAGGGCCAAACAGGGTGGGGCCTTTTGGGCTTTTTCAGACGGTTGCCGATACCGTTAAAATGCTTCTTAAAGAAGATATTAATCCGGATAAAGCTGATATTCTTACGTTCTGGGCGGCGCCCTTTATTGTTTTTGCCGCGTCATTCGGCGTCTTTCTTGTAATACCTTTTGGCAACGGGCTTATAGCTGGCGATATTAATATAGGCATATTATACGTGCTGGCGATAAGCGGGCTTGCGGTAATAGGTATTTTATCCGCGGGTTTTGGTTCTAACAGCAAGTACTCCCTGATAGGCGGCTTAAGGTCGGCCGCGCAGGTAATAAGTTATGAAATTCCGATGGTGTTAACTGTGCTTGCTGTTGTCATGCTTGCAGGTTCCTTAAAGATGAGCGATATTGTGGCGGCGCAGACAGGCAACCCTTTAAACTGGTATTTTATTCCGCAGATAATTGGTTTTGTTTTATTTCTTATAGCGGGCAACGCTGAAATAAACAGGGGGCCTTTTGACCTTCCTGAAGCGGAATCTGAACTTGTATCGGGTTTTATCACCGAATACTCCGGTATGAAATTTGCAATGTTCTTTCTGGCAGAGTACACAAACCTTTTTCTTACATCCGCGCTTGCGGCCACACTTTTTCTTGGCGGCTGGCAGGGGCCTTTTCTTCCTCCGGTAGTCTGGTTTATGTTAAAGACTTATTTTGTGGTCACTATCCTGATGTGGGCAAGGTGGACTTTCCCGCGCATAAGGGTGGACCATCTTATGGCATTTTCGTGGAAGATACTTCTTCCTATCGCGCTTTTAAACCTTCTTATAACGGCATTTTTAGTTAAAGTATTATAATCTGACGGAAGCAATCAGGGAGAAACAATAATGATAAAGTATATCAGCGAAATAATAAAAGGAATCATAAGCCTTATGCAGGGGCTTGGAGTCACATTAAAACACGCGTTTCGTAAACCCATTACCATGCAGTATCCGGAAGTAAAAGCGGACCTGCCCGTGCGCGTGCGCGGAAGGCTTGTAATGCCGCTTGACCCGGAAAAAAATGACAACAGGTGCACCGCCTGCAATTTGTGTGTTAAGGCGTGCCCGAATATGTCAGTTACCACTGAAAAAGTTGTGGAAGACGGCAAAGCAAAACCGAAGGCCGCGAAATACAATTATAACCTTGCCACCTGCATGTTCTGCAACCTGTGCGTTGAAGCGTGCCCGTTTGGCGCCATTATAATGTCCGAAGAATATGAACTTGCCACGCAGAATAAGTCTGACCTTATGATAGACCTTGTGGCGGAAAGATACGTATTAAAAGGCAAGAAAGAAAAATACTTTCTTTCCAAATATAAAGAAGAATAAATAAACGATACTTTAAGGAGAATGATATGGTTGAAACCATACTTTTTTACGGTTTTGCGGCCCTTATTTTAATCAGCGCGTTATTAATGGTTTTTGCGCCGAATATTTACCACAGCGCTTTGTTTCTGGCGCTGTCGCTTTTTGGCGTGGCGGGAATTTACGTGGTTTTAAATTCATATTTTCTTGCCGGTATTCAGGTGCTGGTGTACATAGGCGCGGTGGTTGTGCTTTCGCTTTTTGTAATTAACCTTACCCGCAGAATAATAGAAGCGGATTCGGACCAGCACAATGAACAGCTGCTTCCGGCGGTTATAATTTCCGCGCTTACCGCTTTCCTTATAATAAGCGCGGCTTTAAAAACAAACTGGGGCAAAATGATTGCCCACAGGGTGGCGCAGGATAATACGGCGCTTACCGGACGGCTTTTGCTTAATGAATTTGTGGTTCCTTTTGAAGTGGTATCTGTCCTGCTGCTGGCGGCTTTGATAGGAGCCATAGCAATTGTGGCAGGGGACAAAAAGGGGGCGGCTAAATGACCATTACACTTGCGCATTATGTGGTTTTAAGCGCGCTGCTTTTTTCAATCGGCATGATAGGCGTGCTTACAAGAAGAAATGCCATAGGAATTTTAATGTCGCTGGAACTTCTTTTTAACGCGGCTACAATTAACATGGTGGCGTTTGCCAAATATGTAACTCCGCAGGAAATAACCGGCGATATATTTACAATATTCATAATTGCCATTGCCGCGGCGGAAAGCGTGCTTGGCCTTGCCATAATACTGGCGCTTTTCAGAAAAAGGGAAACAATAAACGCCGACGAAATGAACATAATGAAATACTAATGATAAAATTTAATACGATAATACGGAGGAATAACCTGTGGAACAATTAAACGTGCTTGGGCTTGCAATACCGGCCCTGCCATTACTGGCGTTTCTTGTAATAACGGCTATAACGGTAAAACATAAAATGCTCAGCGCCGTGATATCCGTATGCTGTATTTTTCTTTCTTTTTCAATTTCTGTTTATCTGTTAATCCTGCAGCTTAAAGCGGGCCACGGAGCGTACCATGAATTTTCATTTCCGTGGCTGTATCTTGGCGACGTGAAAATGAGCCTTGGAATACTTATTAACCCGTTAACCACTGTAATGCTTATTGTGGTGACAACGGTCAGCATGCTTGTGCAGGTGTATTCAATAGGGTATATGAAAGGGGATTATGCTTTTTCAAGATTCTTCTCGTATATATCGTTGTTTTCGTTTTCAATGCTTGGTGTGGTTGTGGCCAACAACCTTATACAGATGTATATTTTCTGGGAACTTGTGGGGCTTTGTTCATATCTTCTTATAGGTTTCTGGTGGTTTAAACCGGAAGCCGCTGAAGCTTCCAAAAAAGCTTTTGTGGTGACAAGGTTCGGCGATTTTGGATTTTTAATCGGCATACTTATCCTTTCATATATAACAGGCACTTTTAATTTCGCGGAAATTCAGGCGCAGATAACAGCCGGTGTTTTATCGCCGGGCATGCTTACATTGATAGCCCTCTTATTATTCAGCGGCGCTGTCGGCAAAAGCGCGCAGTTTCCGCTTCACGTCTGGCTGCCCGACGCCATGGAAGGCCCCACTCCCGTTTCCGCGTTAATTCACGCGGCTACAATGGTGGCAGCGGGAGTCTTTATGGTGGCGAGGCTGTTTGGTATTTTTTCCGCGTCTCCGCATGCAATGCTTGTCATTGCCTACCTTGGCGGCTTCACTGCAATC is a genomic window containing:
- a CDS encoding NADH-quinone oxidoreductase subunit J gives rise to the protein MVETILFYGFAALILISALLMVFAPNIYHSALFLALSLFGVAGIYVVLNSYFLAGIQVLVYIGAVVVLSLFVINLTRRIIEADSDQHNEQLLPAVIISALTAFLIISAALKTNWGKMIAHRVAQDNTALTGRLLLNEFVVPFEVVSVLLLAALIGAIAIVAGDKKGAAK
- a CDS encoding NADH-quinone oxidoreductase subunit C yields the protein MTTQELLEKIKGKIQITESKEDLGVLNVIIGKGGLKNTIACLKNDYGFDHMNFMTAIDRPAESCIEVIYRLYSNETKDSIVIRVKLDRAEPKADSVAEIFRTADWHEREAAEMFGIEFTGHPDPRRFLLDEGIINPLRKDFTHPDFKPMPKV
- a CDS encoding NADH-quinone oxidoreductase subunit D → MDNYSNIPVNLEKTGTEEYILNMGPQHPSTHGVLRLVLKLDGETIKDIVPDLGYVHRGLEKLFENRTYGQIIPYLDRTDYLSAMNNEWAYVMAVEKLLGIEAPERAQYMRVIFAELNRIMSHLLWYSAYGMDIGALTPLLYAFREREEIIDMVEAACGGRLTHNYYRIGGFRQDLPKGFFDMLKKFISHFSDKVDEYEALLINNVIFVKRAQGVGVLAKDTAINYGVTGPNLRASGVNIDIRKQDAYGVYGKIDFKACLRDNGDTWDRCKARMAEMRECLTILKQAMDMIPEGEVMAKVPKLIKPAAGEVYTRVEGPKGEVGVYLVSDGTDKPYRMKLRQPSFSNLSVIKEISVGHKIADLVAIMGSLDIIIPEIDR
- the nuoB gene encoding NADH-quinone oxidoreductase subunit NuoB; amino-acid sequence: MGIMNGVPASVLKIPGGQIITTSIDWMLNEGRKNSLWTLTFGIKCCAMEMMAAGAAKYDWSRFGFEVPAASPRRADVMIVAGTVVKKMAPVIKRLYEQMAEPKYVIAMGACAVSGGPFVYDSYSVIHGVDEVIPVDIYLPGCPPRPEALLDALIKLQKKISSQSIVRK
- the nuoH gene encoding NADH-quinone oxidoreductase subunit NuoH yields the protein MQTGLPGFILDVFFQLVIAAVIAAFIALNAIWIIYYERKFAALLQIRKGPNRVGPFGLFQTVADTVKMLLKEDINPDKADILTFWAAPFIVFAASFGVFLVIPFGNGLIAGDINIGILYVLAISGLAVIGILSAGFGSNSKYSLIGGLRSAAQVISYEIPMVLTVLAVVMLAGSLKMSDIVAAQTGNPLNWYFIPQIIGFVLFLIAGNAEINRGPFDLPEAESELVSGFITEYSGMKFAMFFLAEYTNLFLTSALAATLFLGGWQGPFLPPVVWFMLKTYFVVTILMWARWTFPRIRVDHLMAFSWKILLPIALLNLLITAFLVKVL
- the nuoK gene encoding NADH-quinone oxidoreductase subunit NuoK — translated: MTITLAHYVVLSALLFSIGMIGVLTRRNAIGILMSLELLFNAATINMVAFAKYVTPQEITGDIFTIFIIAIAAAESVLGLAIILALFRKRETINADEMNIMKY
- a CDS encoding 4Fe-4S binding protein, translating into MIKYISEIIKGIISLMQGLGVTLKHAFRKPITMQYPEVKADLPVRVRGRLVMPLDPEKNDNRCTACNLCVKACPNMSVTTEKVVEDGKAKPKAAKYNYNLATCMFCNLCVEACPFGAIIMSEEYELATQNKSDLMIDLVAERYVLKGKKEKYFLSKYKEE